A section of the Drosophila subobscura isolate 14011-0131.10 chromosome A, UCBerk_Dsub_1.0, whole genome shotgun sequence genome encodes:
- the LOC117901253 gene encoding ataxin-1-like produces MLGTIRWPLSGAYLSPCADYGQVRPGPGNFHGNSGLNEYQNRTGPGSRLVPSVVSFTHSAEVVIQMEFVPNHSYKPYKMPPQQQQQQQPHPRPDSSECFRKGAYIELSNGALRRVEDIRTEDFIQSALRSQLFDLREATVVRIDRGQLAHVTITFSYDTRYAKVNMEVLPGHPLFVYGQGWASCNPQLSFQLYELKCQQLQVGDICLSLVPREQIAPPPPPPPAPAPAPPAAAAALPQVPHRGYHSYQMYAEMANFVAAYTQHVIDKMRN; encoded by the exons ATGCTAGGTACAATCCGCTGGCCATTGTCTGGCGCGTACCTGTCGCCCTGTGCAGATTACGGGCAGGTACGACCAGGGCCAGGGAATTTCCATGGAAACTCCGGACTGAATGAATATCAAAACCGAACGGGCCCTGGCTCCAGGCTGGTGCCATCAGTTGTTAGCTTCACCCACAGCGCAGAGGTTGTCATTCAAATGGAATTCGTGCCCAATCACAGCTACAAGCCATACAAgatgccgccgcagcagcagcagcagcagcagccaca TCCTCGGCCTGACTCCAGTGAGTGCTTCAGAAAGGGCGCCTACATTGAGCTTTCCAATGGGGCGTTGCGCCGCGTGGAGGACATACGCACCGAGGACTTTATACAGTCGGCGCTGCGCAGTCAGCTCTTTGATCTGCGCGAGGCCACAGTTGTGCGGATCGACCGCGGACAACTGGCGCACGTAACCATCACCTTTAGCTACGACACGAGATACGCCAAG GTCAATATGGAGGTGCTGCCGGGTCATCCGTTGTTCGTCTATGGCCAGGGCTGGGCCTCCTGCAATCCTCAGCTGTCGTTTCAGCTGTACGAGCTCAAGTGTCAGCAGCTGCAGGTCGGCGACATTTGCCTCTCGCTGGTGCCCCGCGAGCAGAttgctcctccgcctccacctccacctgcacctgcacctgcaccccctgctgctgctgctgcactgccacAAGTGCCACACAGAGGCTATCATTCCTATCAAATGTACGCAGAGATGGCCAATTTTGTGGCCGCCTACACCCAGCATGTCATTGACAAAATGAGAAATTAA
- the LOC117901249 gene encoding probable dolichyl pyrophosphate Glc1Man9GlcNAc2 alpha-1,3-glucosyltransferase, translating into MNQPNPMILNKDCFWQLVGISTGLKILLIPANHSTDFEVHRNWLAITHNLPLNRWYLDETSEWTLDYPPFFAYFEWLLSQVAKHIDPRMLIVENLNYESKATLYFQRLSVTAMDLIYVLGVRSCMSALGVVRGSQQFFAGNLLLLLNVGLIFIDHIHFQYNGFMFGILLLSISALLRQRYLWSAFTFAVLLNFKHIFLYLAPPFGVYLLRFYCLEQASAKGGSFWRCLLKLLAVGLSPFVVSFGPFWRQLPQLMSRLFPFKRGLTHAYWAPNIWALYNTADKMAAKLLQTGPSAGPTTTSGLVQQIEHEVLPTITPSMTFGLTIAFMLPILLKLFKSSKKQSPSMFLRAVVLCACSSFMFGWHVHEKAILMVLIPLCLLTLVNREDARHAYVLSTAAYFSLFPLLYDVDLYVPRYSLYLSYIAMLYGQLYRMFAGFKGFHWLEWTYMLGFTAIPLYEHVLSPLLGLDKRLPFMPLLLTSTYAALGVVYFFGRYYMYAMGRNWWPQVAASKATATYSSSAKRKRKTK; encoded by the exons ATGAATCAGCCGAATCCTATGATTCTCAATAAGGACTGCTTCTGGCAGCTGGTGGGGATCAGCACAGGCCTCAAAATACTACTCATTCCCGCCAA CCATTCCACGGATTTTGAGGTGCACCGCAATTGGCTGGCCATCACGCACAATCTGCCGCTGAATCGCTGGTACTTGGATGAGACAAGCGAGTGGACACTGGACTATCCGCCATTCTTTGCGTACTTCGAGTGGCTGCTGTCGCAGGTGGCGAAGCACATCGATCCGCGGATGCTGATTGTGGAGAACCTCAACTATGAGTCAAAGGCCACATTGTACTTTCAACGGCTCTCGGTGACGGCCATGGACCTCATCTATGTGCTGGGCGTGCGCAGCTGCATGAGCGCCTTGGGCGTAGTCAGGGGCAGCCAACAGTTCTTTGCCggcaatctgctgctgctgctcaacgtCGGCCTCATCTTCATCGATCACATACACTTCCAGTACAATGGCTTCATGTTCGGCATACTGCTGCTGAGCATAAGTGCCCTGCTGCGGCAGCGTTACCTCTGGAGTGCCTTCACCTTTGCGGTTCTGCTcaactttaagcacattttcCTGTACTTGGCGCCGCCCTTCGGTGTCTACTTGCTGCGCTTCTACTGCCTGGAGCAGGCCAGCGCCAAGGGTGGCTCCTTTTGGCGTTGCCTCCTCAAGCTGCTGGCCGTTGGACTCTCGCCTTTTGTCGTCTCCTTTGGCCCCTTCTGGCGGCAGTTGCCGCAGCTCATGTCCCGCCTGTTCCCCTTCAAGCGGGGCCTCACCCACGCCTACTGGGCGCCCAACATTTGGGCGCTGTACAACACCGCCGACAAGATGGCcgccaagctgctgcagacCGGGCCCAGTGCGGGGCCAACGACCACATCGGGCCTCGTGCAGCAAATCGAACACGAAGTGCTGCCCACCATCACGCCGTCCATGACCTTTGGCCTGACCATCGCCTTTATGCTGCCCATTCTGCTGAAGCTCTTCAAGAGCTCCAAGAA GCAGAGTCCTTCGATGTTCCTGCGTGCTGTGGTGCTGTGTGCCTGCTCCTCGTTCATGTTCGGCTGGCATGTGCACGAGAAGGCCATACTGATGGTGCTCATACCGCTATG CCTGCTGACCTTGGTGAATCGTGAGGATGCCCGGCATGCCTATGTGCTGAGCACTGCTGCCTACTTCTCGCTCTTTCCGCTGCTCTACGACGTGGACTTGTATGTGCCGCGCTACTCGCTCTACTTGTCGTACATAGCCATGCTCTATGGGCAGCTCTATCGCATGTTTGCGGGCTTCAAAGGCTTCCACTGGCTGGAGTGGACATATATGCTGGGCTTCACGGCCATACCGCTGTACGAGCACGTGCTCAGTCCACTGCTGGGCCTGGACAAGCGACTGCCCttcatgccgctgctgctgacgtcCACCTACGCGGCCCTCGGCGTCGTTTACTTCTTTGGGCGCTACTACATGTATGCCATGGGCCGCAACTGGTGGCCCCAGGTGGCTGCCAGCAAGGCCACCGCCACCTACTCCTCTTCTGCCAAGCGAAAGcgcaaaaccaaataa
- the LOC117900380 gene encoding zinc finger protein ZPR1, which produces MSTVGAAKSAASVSEARPEAIFREINADQSDEVVEIESACMSCFQNGITRVLPTKIPFFREVVIMSFKCEHCGYSNNEMQSASEIQKSGIRIELEAKTAADLNRRVVRSDNSSISIPEIELEIPVQSQKGEVTTVEGIIERTIAGLSQDQEKRRIDHPNEAASIDGFIERLRQLKEMQKPFRLLLEDISGNSFIENIVAPATDPQLKTAFFTRSKQQNEQLGLYEQNHDDHLLQPIAEDEWPIENLQGEVLQFATNCPNCQAPCETNMKLTEIPHFKEVVIMATVCGSCGHKTNEVKSGGGVEKQGVRFKVSIASKDDLSRDVLKSETCSLSIPELDLEVGPHALCGRFTTIEGLLVAMRDQLDGTFFHDSADEKTKSKMDTFLETFDAVMKLEKVLTLVLEDPAGNTYVQSLSDDDTQADDKLIVERYDRSFDDNEELGLNDMKTENYEQDA; this is translated from the exons ATGTCAACTGTGGGCGCTGCGAAGAGTGCCGCCAGCGTGTCCGAGGCGCGTCCGGAGGCAATCTTTCGGGAAATCAATGCCGATCAGTCGGATGAAGTGGTGGAGATTGAGTCTGCCTGCATGAGCTGTTTCCAGAATGGCATCACCCGAGTGCTGCCCACAAAGATTCCCTTCTTTCGCGAGGTGGTCATCATGTCCTTCAAGTGCGAACATTGCGGCTACTCGAACAATGAAATGCAGTCGGCATCCGAGATTCAAAAGTCGGGCATACGCATCGAGCTGGAGGCAAAGACGGCAGCGGACCTTAATCGGCGTGTGGTGCGCTCGGATAACTCCAGCATCAGCATACCCGAGATAGAGCTGGAGATACCAGTGCAGTCGCAGAAGGGCGAGGTGACCACGGTGGAGGGCATCATTGAGCGCACCATTGCTGGCCTGTCGCAGGACCAGGAGAAACGACGCATAGACCATCCCAATGAAGCAGCGTCCATTGATGGCTTCATTGAGCGCCTGAGGCAGCTCAAGGAAATGCAGAAGCCCTTTCGCCTCCTGCTCGAGGACATTTCCGGCAACAGCTTCATTGAGAACATTGTGGCACCCGCCACAGATCCACAGCTAAAGACGGCGTTCTTCACACGCTCCAAGCAGCAAAACGAGCAATTGG gtCTTTACGAGCAGAATCATGACGATCATCTGCTGCAGCCCATCGCCGAGGATGAGTGGCCCATTGAGAATCTGCAGGGCGAAGTGCTGCAGTTCGCCACCAACTGTCCGAACTGCCAGGCGCCGTGCGAGACGAACATGAAGCTAACGGAGATACCGCACTTCAAGGAGGTGGTCATCATGGCCACAGtgtgcggcagctgcggcCACAAGACGAACGAGGTGAAGTCGGGCGGCGGTGTCGAGAAGCAGGGTGTACGCTTCAAGGTTAGCATTGCCAGCAAGGACGATCTGTCCAGAGATGTTCTGAAGTCCGAGACGTGCAGTCTTTCGATACCCGAACTCGATCTGGAGGTGGGTCCCCATGCCCTCTGTGGACGCTTCACCACCATTGAGGGTCTGCTGGTGGCCATGCGGGACCAGTTGGACGGCACCTTCTTCCATGACTCGGCCGACGAGAAGACCAAATCGAAAATGGACACATTTCTGGAGACATTCGATGCGGTCATGAAACTGGAGAAGGTACTCACGCTGGTGCTGGAGGATCCCGCTGGCAACACCTATGTCCAATCGCTGAGCGACGATGACACCCAGGCGGACGACAAGCTAATCGTGGAGAGATATGATCGCTCCTTCGACGACAACGAGGAGCTGGGTCTGAACGACATGAAAACCGAAAACTATGAGCAGGATGCGTGA
- the LOC117890411 gene encoding thioredoxin domain-containing protein 17, with the protein MTEFVPVRGFQELQNMLDVHKNRTSPIYLYFFGEKDSKGKSWCPDCVEAEEGIMTAFRQYTKDALVLVVDVGNRDAWKDRSDANKFRKPPFSVNSIPSVLLWKGQQRLEGDQLLKSGLLKLFFEETANPKT; encoded by the exons ATGACGGAATTTGTGCCGGTGCGTGGCTTCCAGGAGCTCCAGAACATGCTGGATgtgcacaaaaacagaacGAGCCCCATCTACTTGTATTTCTTTGGCGAGAAGGACAGCAAGGGCAAGAGCTGGTGTCCGGACTGTGTGGAGG CTGAGGAAGGCATTATGACGGCATTCCGGCAATACACTAAGGATGCCCTTGTTCTCGTGGTGGATGTGGGCAATCGGGATGCGTGGAAGGATCGCTCCGACGCGAATAAATTCCGCAAACCGCCATTCTCCGTCAACTCCATACCCAGTGTGTTGCTCTGgaaggggcagcagcggctggagGGTGATCAGCTGCTCAAAAGCGGATTGCTGAAGCTGTTCTTCGAGGAGACGGCGAACCCCAAGACTTAG